In one window of Gudongella oleilytica DNA:
- a CDS encoding helix-turn-helix domain-containing protein, producing the protein MGYFESLYASELPHRAVAVYMYLRDRADRDGKCYPAIGTIAAELKLSRSTVKRAIADLEKSSYLRKEQRWRENGGKSSNMYFLKSGMG; encoded by the coding sequence ATGGGCTATTTTGAATCGCTTTATGCATCAGAGCTTCCCCATAGGGCTGTAGCCGTCTACATGTACCTTCGTGACAGGGCCGACAGGGACGGCAAATGCTATCCGGCGATCGGTACCATCGCCGCAGAACTGAAGCTGTCACGGAGCACTGTAAAAAGAGCCATCGCGGACCTTGAAAAGAGCAGTTATCTTCGCAAGGAGCAGCGGTGGCGTGAGAACGGGGGCAAGAGCAGCAACATGTATTTTTTAAAATCAGGGATGGGGTAA
- a CDS encoding JAB domain-containing protein: MKKNMQHTESFLKGLTTLTGLPYKKVRQYAKENNPFNILEHPHIMEPNEKQLEKIGLLNEFIASYNLLKIYESEKKIMLNSSTVSGQYFLALLGGMKDKERFMVAFLDNGNNVIETKTMSEGSVGQAVVYLREVLKYAIACDCRAIILAHNHPGGSTNFSPEDRALTQRFVDIFHPLEIKVLDHIVVGGTRYSSMAEQGEIPHQCVSKANYEVIALSESAVEENQDSCQYTHSF, encoded by the coding sequence ATGAAGAAAAATATGCAGCATACCGAAAGCTTTTTAAAAGGGCTGACGACTTTAACAGGACTGCCCTACAAAAAGGTTCGGCAGTATGCAAAAGAAAACAACCCTTTTAATATCTTGGAACACCCTCATATCATGGAACCAAATGAAAAACAGCTTGAAAAGATAGGGCTGCTCAATGAATTCATAGCCTCTTATAACCTCTTGAAAATCTACGAAAGTGAGAAGAAGATTATGCTTAATTCATCAACCGTATCTGGACAGTATTTTTTGGCTCTTTTGGGTGGAATGAAGGATAAAGAAAGGTTCATGGTTGCTTTTCTGGATAATGGCAATAACGTGATTGAAACAAAAACTATGTCTGAAGGAAGTGTCGGACAAGCCGTTGTTTATCTAAGAGAGGTATTGAAATATGCTATTGCCTGTGATTGCAGGGCGATAATCTTGGCCCATAATCATCCCGGCGGCTCCACAAATTTTTCTCCGGAAGATAGGGCATTGACACAGAGATTTGTTGATATTTTTCATCCTCTTGAAATCAAAGTTTTAGACCATATTGTTGTAGGCGGAACACGCTATTCTTCCATGGCGGAACAAGGAGAAATTCCTCATCAGTGTGTAAGTAAAGCAAATTATGAAGTGATTGCATTAAGTGAATCGGCGGTGGAAGAAAACCAGGATAGTTGTCAGTATACTCATTCATTTTAG
- a CDS encoding SH3 domain-containing protein — protein sequence MNRYMEQMDRISRLTGIASRLNMATMFETPISRLLQQQDYIANLFKSTEFASAFSYAEKMDKLFPRIEKLVLPNAAVFSEVQRALDIVNTPAIREAILYANRIEGIMPKHLGSMFENSIAILERINFNNSRLSSIIDSLNTYQNLFQNIINTTAYNNLLGNLFPEDEYTQIFNNFDSEIDEVSLTSIEEEELANDITEIYSSPNWQQRLNAAIIKWQEKNPIVMRVLQAIVTIITIISAIVTIAGFVHQATIVSDKAAIRKEPSKAAPIVYTITKNEIVTIISEERYWYQVEYVPLKFEDEDKKTVYRGYIAKRTTGKTIETKSTSAAEDDGLE from the coding sequence ATGAATAGATATATGGAACAAATGGATAGAATCAGTAGGTTGACAGGAATAGCATCAAGGCTTAATATGGCAACCATGTTTGAGACGCCTATTAGTCGGTTGCTTCAACAGCAAGACTATATTGCCAATCTTTTTAAAAGCACAGAATTTGCTTCTGCATTTTCATACGCAGAGAAAATGGACAAACTCTTTCCGCGTATTGAAAAGCTTGTATTGCCTAATGCTGCGGTTTTTTCTGAAGTACAAAGAGCTTTAGATATTGTCAATACGCCTGCAATCAGAGAGGCAATTCTTTATGCAAATAGGATTGAAGGTATTATGCCAAAGCATTTAGGCAGTATGTTTGAGAATTCTATAGCAATCCTTGAGAGGATTAATTTTAATAACAGCAGGCTGTCGTCCATTATAGATTCATTAAATACTTATCAAAACCTTTTCCAAAACATAATAAATACCACTGCTTATAACAATTTGTTAGGGAACTTATTTCCTGAAGACGAGTATACTCAGATATTCAACAATTTTGATAGTGAAATTGACGAGGTATCTTTAACCTCTATCGAAGAGGAAGAGCTTGCAAATGATATTACAGAGATTTATTCTTCTCCAAACTGGCAGCAACGGCTAAATGCAGCAATAATAAAATGGCAGGAAAAAAATCCTATAGTTATGCGGGTTTTACAAGCAATTGTTACGATAATTACCATAATAAGTGCAATAGTGACGATAGCCGGTTTTGTGCATCAGGCTACCATCGTTTCAGATAAAGCAGCAATAAGAAAAGAACCTTCTAAAGCAGCTCCAATTGTATATACCATTACAAAAAATGAAATCGTCACGATAATTAGCGAAGAACGGTACTGGTACCAGGTCGAATATGTACCTCTAAAATTTGAGGATGAAGATAAAAAAACTGTTTACAGGGGATATATTGCTAAACGGACAACAGGGAAAACCATTGAAACGAAGTCTACCAGCGCTGCTGAAGATGATGGTTTGGAATAA